The Rana temporaria chromosome 13, aRanTem1.1, whole genome shotgun sequence genome has a window encoding:
- the LGALS3 gene encoding galectin-3, which translates to MADEFNLTDAIPGQTSAGGQQNQSQGQNWNNPWGGPGQPYPGGYPAPGPGQQFPQGGQQFPQGGQQFPQGGQQFPQGGQQYPGFPQGGQQFPGGFPPAGAGGFPPAGAGGFPPAGAGGFPPAGAGGFPSAGAGGFPGFPGLPAPGQQYPGAPVPGQPDPKTAGQTGPTPSAPFPSAPFPSAPAGPLNLPHTIPMPSGIMPGMVLNVQGVVSNNCKRWSIDFKNNDNIVFHCNPRFDERPDVIVRNSMLQGQWGAEERAAPKFPFKKGTPFTLQIYVEPEQYRVAVNNENLFQFKHRNRDFQMTKAVVIAGDITLKSATVGMM; encoded by the exons atggcagACGAATTTAAC CTAACTGATGCCATACCAGGACAAACCAGTGCCGGCGGGCAGCAAAACCAATCGCAAGGTCAGAACTGGAATAATCCATGGGGAGGTCCTGGACAGCCATACCCAGGAGGATACCCAGCACCAGGGCCAGGACAGCAGTTCCCTCAAGGCGGACAGCAGTTCCCTCAAGGCGGACAGCAGTTCCCTCAAGGCGGACAGCAGTTCCCTCAAGGCGGACAGCAGTACCCAGGATTTCCTCAAGGTGGACAGCAGTTTCCAGGGGGATTTCCACCTGCAGGCGCAGGGGGATTTCCACCTGCAGGCGCAGGGGGATTTCCACCTGCAGGCGCAGGGGGATTTCCACCTGCAGGCGCAGGGGGATTTCCCTCTGCAGGCGCAGGGGGATTTCCTGGATTTCCAGGCCTCCCAGCACCAGGGCAGCAATACCCAGGTGCTCCTGTGCCCGGGCAACCTGACCCAAAAACAGCAGGTCAGACAGGTCCAACTCCATCAGCTCCTTTCCCATCAGCTCCTTTCCCATCAGCTCCTGCTGGCCCACTG AATTTACCACATACGATACCCATGCCATCTGGAATTATGCCTGGCATGGTGCTGAATGTTCAAGGTGTGGTGAGCAATAATTGCAAAAG gtggagTATTGATTTTAAAAACAACGATAATATTGTTTTCCATTGCAATCCACGTTTCGATGAACGCCCGGATGTAATAGTGCGCAATTCAATGCTCCAAGGTCAATGGGGAGCTGAAGAGCGTGCAGCGCCCAAGTTTCCATTTAAGAAAGGAACCCCATTCAcg CTTCAAATCTATGTTGAACCAGAACAATATCGCGTAGCTGTCAACAATGAAAACCTCTTCCAGTTTAAGCACCGAAACCGAGATTTCCAAATGACTAAAGCCGTGGTCATTGCTGGAGACATCACCTTAAAAAGTGCTACTGTAGGCATGATGTAA